In Takifugu rubripes chromosome 22, fTakRub1.2, whole genome shotgun sequence, the genomic window CATTTGCAAATCCAAACCCCCTCACGTAATGGCTCTGTCCTGGGCtgtggtgcattgtgggtagttCACAGAGACTTGTGCTTCCCCAGCACCACCAGGCTGAGGCACTGCAGGAGACCCTTCATCCACAGACAGTGAGCCAGGAACAGCAGCATCATGCACGCCCCGGCCAGGCAGTAAACGTTGATCACCGTGCTCTCCTCAGGCAGGAAGCACTTGGACAGCGCGTAGCTGTCCACCGACACCGACACCTGAGACACGGAGAGACATCAACGATATGGCGACAGTAACAAGTTTATGATATCAGCAGGCAAATATAGTTTAGTGGGAGCAGCGTTTTCCCCGGTGGATTTTGGGGCTTGTGGGACTGGGCCGATGACCCCTGATGTCTAGCATCTCCAGTACCTCTTCAAGACCATCCGGCTAAACACTGATTTAGAAACAGGCAAAAATAAATTTGcttcaaagctgcagaaaaagctGCAAACAAGTCGCTGTGGAACATAGTGAAGACAGACATGGAGTGGAAGAAACCTGGTACCAAGCTGACATGAGCAGGAACTGGACGCCCCCCCCAAAATTGATGAGAAGACAAGAAAAACTGGTGTTGTTTGCATGTTGCTGTGGTTATAAGCACTTGTTGCCGTGGTTATAAGCACTTGTTGCCGTAGTTATAAGCACTTGTTGCCGTGGTTATAAGCACTTGTTGCCGGGGTTATAAGCACTTGTTGCCGGGGTTATAAGCACTTGTTGCTGGGGTTATAAGCACTTGTTGCCGGGGTTATAAGCACTTGTTGCCGGGGTTATAAGCACTTGTTGCTGTGGTTATAAGCGCGGTCTTTACAGGTTACAGCCATCGTAGGCGATGTGCACTGTAACCGTGTGACAGAGAACCCAAACAGAACAGACTACAAGCACAAATATGACATTTGTGTAAAATGAATTTAGACTACTGTGACTACTGTTTTTGAACGTTTGACAAAAAAAGGTGTATGACACACGTgtgcctgcagggggcagtataAGCACGTGTTCAGAGCGTACTGAGCATTTAAGCCCAAATTTTCAGAATTTCGCAGAGCCACGAGACATCTACTGTATTTATAACACATGTTTACTGTTTTATAACCACCCTGACAAATATCTTTCACtcttttaaggtttttttttatgtgaagAGCTTTTTTCCACTAACCATGATGAAGCTAGGGTTGttcctgttcctccagctgaAGGATGGCACGCTGATTTCAGGGTACTTGTTGTCATGGAGAACCTCGCATCCACTGTGGGTGTGTCCACTCAGGATGAGGCGGGGCTTAAACCACCACAGCAGCTGAGGGGAGACGAGTTTGCGGCTCAGTTATGTCATCACATTtaatcctcatcatcatcctcatcttctctgTACAGGGATTCATTCTGCCAGCGAGGCCATAATGACAAATGACTGTATTTTAACTTGGTAAAGGGGGGGTGAGAGGTCGAAAGGAGGTGTAGCTCTCACCCTCTGCGAGGCCTCCTTTGACAACACGTCGTACTTCTCTCTGAACAGCAGGTGGCGGTCTTCAGCCGGCGCGGCGTCCAGCCCTGTGCAGCCGGCATCGCTCACCCTGTAGAGAGGGTAGTGCTGCACCACCGCCACAGCAAATGCCTTATTTCAATTTCATTCGGTCAACTTAGACCCTTAAAACAAATGTTTAGATACCCAAAATCCGACTTCATTTTACCTCAGTGACTATTGACATTGATGAAACGTGTATTGATTAAAATTAGGGGTTAAGATCAGAGGTTTATGTATTTATCTTCATTTAAACTAAAGACCTGTTACTAAAAGATCTCCCTCGCCTCCCTGGTGTAACTGAATCCTCTGAAGGTCTGAGGCAGACGTCTGCTGTAACCCAGGCATTATTTAATGTCATAGAAACGTCACAGAACTAATACCACGGTTACAACAGGCGTTTCTGTGAATGCACGCCTGTGCTGAGCTCatctgaggtcagcagcacgGTTTCTGACGCTTTCACGCGTTTTTTGGATGAATTAAATGACAGATTTGAAGGTGGGGTACACCTCCGGGGTCGTACGTGCTGAAATGATTTTGGGTGTGGGCTCAACGCACAGTTTTTTCCAGAGCGGTGAACAGACGGGACAGTTCCACCGACTGATAATCCTTCAATGGTCAAACTGCTTTGTGTCCTTTAATCACTTGATCCCCTAATTCTTTCTCTGCTAATTGTGCTGTTGGGATTACCAGCTGTGTGGCCGGTTTACCTGCAGCATGATGGGTGGGGACGGAGAATAAAGCTTCGAACCGTTGCAGCCCTCGGCCGGACCCCCGTCGGAGCTCTGCGGGACACAGAGAACGCATCCTCAAATCAACCCTGCCTggccctcatcttcctccccagaGCGATGCTGGCTGAGCCGCAGCAGCGGCGCTGACGTCTACGGCGAGCTAGCGCACCTGAAGGGAGCAGTTCATCTCTCCGGACAGTCGGATCAGCTCCGTCTCCACCGCCTGGCAGATGGGGCAGCCGTCACCGTGCAGGGCCACGCTGTTcaacaggaggaagctggaagAGATGGGACAGACTAATGGGTCCAGCGGGGAACAAACTCTGCCATACTCTGTTATTCAGACGTCCACTGAGTTATTTAGTTTAGTCTGATTCATAACATTCACTCTTATCCACTCACTCTGCCCCTCCTCAACTCTCTCCTCATCATCAACAGCTAATGACTCTTCTAGAACAAGGACTTCTTTTATCTCATTTCTAAGATGTCTGTGAATGTTCCGCATGGGTCTGCCTCACACAGGGACCTTTTGAGGAGGAGTAAATGGTGAAAGAAGGACTGGGAACAAAGCGTCGGTTTTAATGTCACCGGATTCAATCAATTTACGAGTGGCTGTTTGCACAAACATCTTGAGTATTTTTATCCATGAAAACCTTATTTTGCCCTTCTTTTATTATAACCGGACTTACCATTACATGGtgatatttcagttttttgTAGAAAAATGTTTCGAGGCGTCGTGCTTGAATTAATATTGTGCAGTTTTTCCACTAAAATAATAGCATAAGATTTGATCTTTGCAGGTTTTGTAGTCTCTGACTGACTGAGACGCCACTGCCACTTACTTGACTCCCTTTTTGGTGACGATTCTCGTCGATGAGGCGTTAAAGACCTTCTCAAAGCGCTGCAGCTTGAACCAGTCCAttctgcagggaggggggggacacaggaaatgatgttttAGCAAAAAGCGTCTGCTCAGCATGTCACGTCTCCCCCTGCCCGTCACATGCTGTTACATAACCCAGCTGAGCCACATGTCCAAATCGCAGCAACTGGATGGTTGAAGCTGCTTCATggcttcatccctccatcagacgaccccccccccccccagtacgATCTTAAAATCTGCTCGATTAGCAGAAGCTGAGCGAGCCAAGTTCAAGGGCCAAGGGTCAAGTTCGTCAAAGTTGTTCCTCCTGCTCCCAACCAGTGAACAGATATTTACGTTATGCGTCACCCTTTTATGCCCAACCTTTGCCCAACCTCCCGTGAACTCTGCACAGCTTCCTCGGATGCCAGGATTAGCACTCGGTGACGACTGGCTGGCCCGAACAATGAACACTATAAAATGCGCTTACTCGTAATGGAACCCGATGTCGTGATTTCCAACCAGTACAACCAGTTCTGTGTCAGAGGCGTGCCTGAACATCCTGTGGAAACGCCGCACGTCGTCctcccagtgctgcagagacacaTAAACAGCGAGAAGAGGAAGCAGGATTCAGTCCAGAGTGTTAATGAGACAAACGTCCCCCCAGAACGCTGACGAGGTATAATGGGATCTCTGGGGGTCCCCCTCCAGAACCAGAGCTGCTTTCATTCGCACACTGGACCTAATTCTGCATCTGCAGGGATCGGAAAGTCCACACGAGCGCCTTTAATTGCATCCAACGTGGTCGGTAAACATCGGTACCAGATGCTGCTTTTTAATTGGCCCTGAGACAAAAGAGCAGCGTCAATGCTTCTTCTCAAATCCCTGAAAATAACTCAAGGTTAAAACTCAACTTCAGGAGGAGACAAAACATCCCGTGTTGTCCCGAGTTCAGAGGAATTGACCTTCATGGTCTGTGAGGAAATTTCAAGACTAAACCAACTTGAATGCCCCATTTTAGAGTTTCACTTGCTTTTACATGATTGATTACAGCAGTTTTAAAGTTAATATGATGTATTAAAGGAAACTGGCAGCAGTTGAGTTCTATTTTTCGTCCTCTTTTGAAGATTAGAACTAAAATGTCAGTGTGGTTaagaagcagcagagggaaagcaggaagaggagatggTTCCTCTTTTCAGAAGCACTTTCTACTGACGCACTTCATCACATTCCAGCGCAGTTTTCGATGAATTCCAACGTCTCCAGCGAATCATGCGGAGCAAATGcacatgtcctcctcctcctcctcctcaccatcaccatcaccatcctcctcctcatcatcatcatcatcatcatcacaaacacactgcaaacCAAGGAGAGCGAGGTTACCTTCTGGGAGCTCCACTTGCCTTCATCGAAGATATCCCCGAGGATGAAGACTATTTCGGGCTTGAGCAGCCACAGCGCGGTCTGGAAGGCTCTCTCCATCTGCcattctctgacacacacacaagagctcCTGTTGTTGTTTCTAGACCGAGCGGCGATtgaatgaaaagagaaaataccTCCTCAGCTTGTCGAACCAATGCCCCCCTACGGCTCCCAGGAGGTGGGTGTCCGACAGCACCATTGCGCGGACCTCCGTGCCATCCGCACGGCCCTCGGCGCTCTTGCCCTGCGGCCAGGCGCACTTGAGGATGGCGGGGAAATAGATGAGATACTCGCAGTAGAAGAATGAGCCGCCGaccagcaggatcagcagcagcgccaccatCCATCTGATGCTGAACCCCGACATTGTTTTCTTATTTCGGGTTTGGGATGCTCAGAAGTGGCGCTCTGGCGGTGATGGAACGTTCCATGAGGCATCATCGCGTCCGAACCCGACTCTTAGGTCCCCGAGCGGCCGAAGCTCACGACACCATGCTGGGGTTGTGACAAAAGGAGTGGAAGCGGTTGATCCTCAATGAAAAGTGGGGGGAAAGCTCTGCGCCTGTGGTGCGAGATGAgctgggtttttaaaaaagcttcgGTTGGTTTCCAGCGCACGTTTCCGGTTAgcgcttttcaaaataaaacgcaGCCGTTACATAAAACCGGGAAAATCTATTGATAGAAGGCGACAAGGACATTTTTTACCAATTATTTGCCACCATAAATTCCCTTGACGTTCGTTTCCAGGAAAGGATGGCTAAAGATTTTCATATCAATTGATTTTAGTAACAATTCTTCGCGAATTCAGCTGAAACTAGAGAAACGTCTGAAAATTTCCGGCGTTTTTTGGTGGTACATCCTGCCAGCTTAACAGCGGCTTCTGCATCCTGCGTCCCCTGTGCAAAACGTCAAATGGAGGGTAAACCATGATTGTATTAATTCATTTCCAAAACCGtttattagttttattttaatacgGAATGGGCGATTCTGAGGGAAGTTCACACTGTTATTGTGAAACGATCGTTATAGCGGTTGTGGAGTTGGACTTTAATCTTGTTTAAACTGTTAATGTTTCACCCTGGTCATTACACTGAGATGACAGGAGATAAGAAGGACAACGGGCGCATGACAACATGACTGGAGTGAAAGGAATCTGGCTCCACAGGTTTCAGATGAATGGACACATTTGCTGCCTGACTTGTTTGTCCCTTTTTCCACATGTGCAGCGGCTCCACTAACCCTGAACATGTGAACATCCTCTGAGTTCTGCCCCTGAGACTGAAGCTGGACCCGAGGACGGCGTCCAGCAATCCCGACACCAGCTGTCGGATTTCTAAAATGGAGCTAAGACGATAATATATGATGATTTGTTAATTTGTTGTGTGCAGGGAGT contains:
- the mppe1 gene encoding metallophosphoesterase 1, whose protein sequence is MSGFSIRWMVALLLILLVGGSFFYCEYLIYFPAILKCAWPQGKSAEGRADGTEVRAMVLSDTHLLGAVGGHWFDKLRREWQMERAFQTALWLLKPEIVFILGDIFDEGKWSSQKHWEDDVRRFHRMFRHASDTELVVLVGNHDIGFHYEMDWFKLQRFEKVFNASSTRIVTKKGVNFLLLNSVALHGDGCPICQAVETELIRLSGEMNCSLQSSDGGPAEGCNGSKLYSPSPPIMLQHYPLYRVSDAGCTGLDAAPAEDRHLLFREKYDVLSKEASQRLLWWFKPRLILSGHTHSGCEVLHDNKYPEISVPSFSWRNRNNPSFIMVSVSVDSYALSKCFLPEESTVINVYCLAGACMMLLFLAHCLWMKGLLQCLSLVVLGKHKSL